The Brassica oleracea var. oleracea cultivar TO1000 chromosome C6, BOL, whole genome shotgun sequence genomic interval TATTTGAGATGATCACGTACAGAGGACTTACATGGAACCAAGTATGTTTTTTTTTTTTGAAAAACGGAACCAAGTATGTTCAAGTGACATCCCATAATTTCATTTTCTTTATGCTTTTGGATTTATATTAACTTTTTTTTTTTGAGAAAAGATTTATATTAACTTTGAACCCTTACGTTTTTATTTTTGAGACCCATTTTATGTTTTCCCTTAATATATATATATATAAACTATTCATGGATCTGCAACTGATCATGCATAGTTTCAGAGTCTTAATATGACTAAGCTATAAACTTACGTATTCGCTCGCTAATCATCCAATTCACTAAATGCTGCCACTTATTCACGACAACACAGGGGCCTTCAAGTATTTACGACAATACTTCATAATAGTACACGTTTGACTACAATAAAGAAAAAACTGTTCCGAACCAGAAGCGTATTACCTGAAGAACGTACACAGAGTTCTGAAAAATGGATCACACTTAATGACTGTGTATATACCTTGTAAGTGTACTTGCAATTTAATGGTGTTTGGTCATTGTAATACAAGGGAACAAATCTCTTCAACTATAAGCTTAAGTACTGTAACTGCACACGTTTGAAGTTGAATCAACACCCGGCTTTCTATAAATCAAGGTATTAATTAGTTTGAGTTCCGGTATGAGATAGGATTAAATGAAACAACTATCAATGTATATACTTGATCCAGCTCTAATTTTGTGATATATTTATGTCTACTAAATTTTCATCCGTTGTTTTATCCAAAAGAAAAAGTATTCATCCGATGTTTTGATTGATATTTGAAAGAAGGCCGTTAGATTCGTTTGTGAATTGCGATGATAAGTGGATGTCACTAGGAGTACACCTCGACGTGCGACAACACTATAAGAAAGAGACAAGTATGACCCTTCAACATATTATAGTATAAGACATGCCCCTTAAAACCACTAACGTAATTTCAATACGTATATCAACAGAAAACAACTATATTTTCTTCATAGAAAAATAAAGCAATTGTAATTGACAAACTCTATATGGGCTATGGCTACCGGAAATAAGCTAATTAAACTCTTAGTATATTTCTAAATTTCAGTTCGAGTCACTTCAGATTTTTGTTCCGTTCGAGTTCGGATAACCCATTTAAATTATTTTTAAAATTTAAAATTTCATTATATATTTATATACTTTAAATTTCTCAAAAACTATAAACAAAATAATATATTAAATATAAATTTGAATAACATACGTCAGAATACCTAAACTTAACATATAAATTATTTTAGTTCAAATATTTGGATAGAGAATCAATAATTATTTTAAGTATTTTGGTGTTTTAAGTATACTTTTAATATTTTATATATTTACTATTGATTATTTGTATATATTTTCAAGTATTTAAACCAGCTTAAAAGTATCATATATATTCTAGATGTTTTTATATATATTAAATCTAAAAATAATTAATATATATAAGTCTATAAATCTATTTCGGATACATCCGGGTACCTGGAATACTTCGGTTCGGATCGGATCGGATTCGGTTCTCAAAATACAAAATTTTGAATAATTCAGATATTTAATCAATTTCGGTTTGAGTTTGGTACTACTTTTTCGGATCGAGATCGGTTCGGTTCTTCAGATTCATGTATTTTGCCTAGCCCTTATATTATTGACATGAAAAACAGATAGTTTGAACTACAATGAAATTGTTTTAGTTTCTTATATTTGAACTAAGGGGTGTATTGAAATTGTGTTTGTGTCTTGTAAATTTGTTATAATACCAGTATATTTAATTTGCCGGAAAAAGAAACAAACTAGTAAAATATAGGGGTGGGCGTTTGGATACCCATTCGGGTTCGGTTCAGATCTAGTCGGGTTTCAGGTTTTCGGATTTAAAGATTTCAGTTCCATTTGGGTATTTCTAAATTTCGGTTTGGGTTCGGTTCGGGTTCGGATAACCAATCAAAATTATTTTTAAAATTTTAATATTCATTATATGCTTAAAATTTCTCAAAATCTATAAAACAAAATAATATATTACATATAAATTTGTATAATATATGTCAAAATACCTAAAATTAACATATAAATTGGTTTGATTTCAATATTTGGATAGAAAATCAATAGATATTTTAAGCATTTTAGTGTTTTGAATATATTTTAGCTATTTTAGACATTTACTTTTGACTATTTACGTATATTTTCAAGTATTTTAGACAACTTAAAAGTATCTTATATATTTTGGATGTTCTTAATATATATTAAATCTAAAAATAAGTAATATATTTAGGTATATAAATCTATTTCGGTTACATTCGGGTACCCGAGATACTTCGGTTCGGGTCAGGTTTGGTTTCGGTTCTTTAGATACCAAAATTTTGAACCCGTTCGGATATTTAATCAATTTCGGTTCGGGTTTAGTACTACTTTTTCGGATCGGATTCGGTTCGGTTCTTCGGATCCGGGTTTTTTGCCCAGCCCTAGTATAGACTTCCTATTTACTATTTTGTTTTGTTACCTCTCAAATGCTTTTGTTTGGCATGCATGCATGGATTAATAATGAGGAAGTCCATTATATTTTACATGAAATTTGGTAGGATTTCTTATTACAGATATTCCGACATGATTAAACCACCGATATAATTGTCATAATTTAATTTGTAGTCTCTATGACACCAAAGTTTCCATCAAAGGATCACAGTTTCCACCTTCGACATGATCATTAAATCTCTTTCTTTTATCTAGCCACGCTTTTGTGCTACATAAGCTGCATCTTTCTGACCAATTAAGGTCTATTCGTTGACCACTAACTCACTTTGAGAATTTTACAAATATGACCGAAAATGTAATCGCTTTTGTAAAAGTAGTGAATTAAATCTTTATAAACTTGTATTCCTGATCAAAGAAAATTTAATGTAGTTCTTTCGAGTTATTCAAAACTCAAGTGATCGAAAAACTGAAATAAATGGAAACCTTAGAAGAAGAAATTAAAATGTAAACACGATTAGTGTGTCTGCCACAAAAAAAAAAAAGGAGTGAAATACATTACCAATTTACATAATGTAGTCCAGGTCATTAATGTTCATCGTCCCTTTCTACACACAACTTGGAATCTTCAAAACGATAAATCACGCTTATGTTCAAGTAGTGGAAGACACATTGACGTCTCGTCTCTTAAGACAAGACTTCATATTCGTTATATGTTTAAATCCAACCAAACGGCCACATGATTTTTTTTTTTTCAAAACCAACACACTTACTTTCATAATTTGCTTAATTTGGCTTTAATAATACAAATTAAAATAACTTTTCTTCTTGTCAAAATGTCTCAGGTGTTATAATATTGCGACTATGGCACATGTAGTATAGGAAATAGTGTTACACATGGGATTGATTGATTGATTTTACTGCCCACTCACCTGTATCGTTTTCTTGTATATATATTTTTTTTGTGTAACGTTTTCTTGTATTCAGATCCTAAATCATTTTTTTTAGCCTGACAGAAGAATTGCTGTTTCATTTACTCTTACCACATCTTACTCCATATATGCAAACATAATTGAGAAGAGAATAAGCGTTACCTTTGAATTGGAGAAAACTAAATCAAGCATTCTAGCCATTGGCCTCAGCACCAACCATCTCCATGTTGAACTGATATATACCATTACATAAGTTGATAAGAACAATAAATCAACAACAAACAGGAGTCAGCGGAAGATTCTCCCCTAAGCTACATTCAGAGACTCAATGAAGATTCAAACTTTGAGTCCCTCCTTATCCAAATAATGTAATTTCAAGAATATAAACCCGTACGTCAACATTATTAATGTCTCTACTTATTCAACAATCTAAGGTTTTCGAAACCCTAAAGCTGAGAGGCGAAATCTCGGGCTCGGCATGTAGAGTGTCAACGGAGTGAACAACCTTCGCCGAACTATTCAATACCGAGGAAGAAAAAGAATAAGAAGGAGGAGGAGGAGTCTGCTTGGTCCAAGCCTTGGCGACGACTACAGGGCTCTTCATCAACCAAACATGTCGATCGGATTTTTCCAAATCAAGTTCATGAACGTTACTTCCATCGTCCTACATAGTTAACTCAGATACTTTCTCTCTTCTTAAAATCAAATATTTCTTCCTCTTCTCACAGTTACTTCTAACTTAGTTCTGAATCTAAACTCTGTTTCGTTTGTTTTTGTTACGTCTTCGTGTTTTGACTATAACCCTGAGTTCCTCTTACTCGAAGCGGAGGTGAAAAATCTTGTGAGAGACCCAACCGGTCACTAAATTGGGCTAAAAGCCCATACGCCAAGAAACCTAGTTTTAGTGGCCCATTTTCTATTTGCAAAAGCCTATTCCTGGACACACAGTTAGTTACAATATGTGTCCTTTTAGATGAATGTATAGATCTATGGATCCAAAAAAATATTATGTAAAAACACACACACACACACACACAGGTGAGATAATATGAACACCACCGATTCTTAAGATCCTAATAACGTTATGGATGAAACCCAGCAGCTAAGTTTGCTTGCTCTTTCTCATGTTATCGATCATGCCACTTTTCCTTTAAATATATTTGTATTCCCATTTGGGTAGCGCCTTTGGTTGTGATGGCTATACAATCGACGTACTGAAGCTAATGTAATATAATAAGTATCTTTGAGTAACATTAAAATTATAATTCGTTCATTTTTAGGACTACGTTTACAATAATTGATCTGTACATTTAACATGCATTGATGTATCGTGTATTTAAATGGATACAAACACATTGTCTGGACCACGATTGTGTTAATAAATACACCGAGATTAGAAATAGATGCCGTTTATAGGACAAACGACAAACAAGTAATTATCCTCCAGAATTTAACTAAATCCAAGAGAAGCCCTAACCACAACTTTCGCTCAGTTACAGTGGGGGACCAATCTCTTTCTTTTAACGAACCTTTTTTAATCGTCTTTCATTTGGTTTATACATCTACATTAAAATCTACTTTTTTCAACTAATAACATATGATTCATCTAAGTTTTAGTATTGACTTTAAATTCTGAATTGAAAATATACATCGTTTGTATATAAGACGACATTAAGTATATCACATGGCGTGTAAAAAGAAATTTTACTTGTATTGTTATCAGGCAATAGCCATACACTACATATATAATCTAATAATCGCACGGTTCCTATAACTTGGAAGCTAGAGATTTACGCTGAACTAATGAAAGATATATAATATACTATAAGGTAAATAAGTACAAGTGAGATATCGTATTCTAACAACTCCAACATGATATTTTTTAATTAATGATTGGTTTTTAGGAGGTGAGAGAAGTGAAATGAACAAAAAAATTGTTTCATACGTGTAGATGCGCAAATGGGCCTTAAATTGTTTTTATGCATATACCAAATTTTTTATTTTTTTTGGTAAAATGTTAAATTGCATATACGAATTTTGCTCACATTGTCACTATTTGATATATACGGGTGGATGGTTTCTATGATTTATGAAAAGGGGATTGAGATAAAAGAGAAAGTAGGTGTCCTATCAATCAGAATCGAGTTAGGTATGTGCTTAACAGAAGTTGAAAATGCATTTCAAATCTTTGTTGGATACTAGTCTCTCACCTTGACCATAGACTTTACAATATTTACAATGATATGATGTGCCGAGTCTTTGGACACTTCTTGGCTTCTTGCTTCTTGACCCATAAGTTTCCCTTTTCAACAAAATTAATTAACAATTTACTCGCTAATAACCATCCTTTCAAACTTAACCTAACGTTTTAATGATAATTAATGATGATGATGCCTAACATTTGAACTGTGAGGAAAGTATACGTACCATCGGAACCACATGTGCCTCATCAATACATAATACTATAAAGAAATCCAAAATTAATTAAGAAAATATGGCTAGAGAAAAGCTATTAGCAAAAGGAAAGCCATGGGATAATCCTGTAGAGCTTTTGCGAAACAAGAAGTGAGACTGATTAAGCATAGTATCAGAGCGGATGATCGTGATTTATTGAACAGTTACAGTTATTTGGAAATTGATATATTTTAAAAACAAAACAAAATAAATTTGAACGAGAGAGTCTGAAAGAAGAGATCACATGTCATGAGTCAGACACTACAATTTTTTAGTAACTTCCATCTTCTCCTCTGTCCTTTTAACCTGTCCTAAATCAAGCAATCTATACACGGTACTAGCTAATCATTATTGTCAATAATACAGTATCAGTTCACACATACATACTGTCATATTAATTAAATATCATTTTACTAGGACAACGAAACCAATTTAGACGACATCTATATGTAATTGTGCATCTATAACAGTCATTTATAGATGTGTTTTTTTTGTAACACTTATAGATGTGTATATAAAACTACAAACTGTAAGGGAAAAATTGTTACCAAATAAGAGGACAAGCTACAGACGAATAATAGCCACATCCATGCAAGTAGTGATCAAATAGCTAAACTTGTCATGGTTCTGCAGGGAAGCACATAGTTTGTTATAAATACCCCTATATTACTATCCGTTTACACTTATCTAGCTACGCCGATTAACAAATCACATGTTCCGTATGGACTCGCAATTAATTGACATTCTCGAAATATTTAACCTTACCGTCCTATGTTGTAGATAGGGGTTGAATCTACTGGAATGACACGATATTATCTAAGTAAAAACAAAGTGGCCAAAATAAAGGAAATATGTGTGAAATTATTAGACTCAAACCAGATAAAATATACTCTCCCATTCCTAAAAGATCTATGTTTTAAAATTTTTACACTTTTTAATAAAACATATTAAAACTTAGCTATAAATGCATAGTTTTTTTATAATTTTATATTTCCTATATTTTTAAACCAATAAGATTTTAAAAAATGTAATTAATATTCTTAGACTTCACAATTTCTCATGATTAGTTGACAAAAATTACATTGAAAATATAAAATATGTATCTTTTTGAAACAAATTTTTTTTCTAGAATATAAATCTTTTAGGAACGGATGGAGTAATAAACTAGATTAAACTTGTACAAAAAGTAGATTAAAGTTAATGCAGGAATGAGATTTAAAGTCGCCCAGTTATTGTTCAAAAAAAAAAAAAAATTTATTTTTCCATCTTCCCAGATGTTAGATATATTTCAATAGAGAATTCGAAGGAATTCCATTGGGTAATATAAAAGTTGTTCAATGCCTTCTTAAAATATGTTTTTTTCAAATCTTTCGTCAATGGAACACGAAACCTAGTTAACTCACGTTTGGAACCAGCAAGCAAACGGATAAACGGGGGAAAAAGCAGCTTCGAGCTCAACACCAACCAGAAAGCTAATTCAATATCAAACCCACAAATATTGTTATTTATTAGTTTCTGATTTGACCTTTACTTAAAAAGTACTATATATCGTACACCAATTAAAAAGAGAGATAATTAGTAATACATAAAATTCCAACTAAACGACATTGAAATTGACACAAAGAGATCGATACTACGCAATGAACCAAAAAGAGTTGTACTAGAGACAGTTTCATGTAACGAATAATCACAAGAGGAAACTGAGAAGGTGCAGTAAACAAACAATAAAATTAAATATCAAAAATTAAAACTCAAACATTAATTTAACTCTCATTGATGTTCTTAAAAAGGCGTACCGCGTACGATGTGCATGTTAATCACCACTAAGTAACAACCTAGCTAAGGGAGTTTTATGAACTTGCACGAAGTTTTTAAAAGGCAAAGATGAATACAAAAACAACAACAACAAAGAAAGGCCTCTTATTATTATAACGTTGTAAAGCGGAAATAATATTCAATAACTTAGTCCCTCGGAGGTGTGAAGAATGGCGTACCGGTGATGAAGGAGTTGAGTTGAGTAGGATAAAGCGACGAAGGATCAAGAATTAATCCACTGTTATTGTTTCCGGCAATAGTAACCGCCGTTTTTGCAGCAATCTCTTCGGCATTGGTGGTTGTAGCAGTGGATGCAAGGAGGTTAAGTTGGTGGTGGTGATCTTGATCTGGTCCTTGGTCATAAAGAATGCCTTTGAAGACATGTCCCCCAATGTTCACAGCCGTTTGATAAGCATATTCTTGATCATCTTCATCCTCTTCTATCGAGCTCACTCGAACGCATCGGAAAACCGCCGGTGAGCTAACTTCCGGTGGTAAGTTTTGAATCGCCTCCAACCCTAAATTTCATTCACAGCTATAAGAATAATAAAAAATAAACCTTATCTTTTTAAGCCTCTTTTAGTACATGTTCTTGATTTTATACCCAAATCTATCTTTATATATCTATTGAATAACGTTACATGAAATTGATCTTGGTTATAAACCCTTTTATGTCGTCAGGTTTACCAAGGAACAGTAACTTAGACAAAATAAAGCAGCAGTATCCGGCGGACATCCTCATTCACACGCAAATGATGTTGTACTTCTCCACAAACATTCATAATTAACACTTTGACACTTTTCTTGAAGATTCAACCAATCTTGTAAGCTAAATTCGCTATCATCAATTGGAAAAACACACACCATGATCAAAGTTTACCTGAATTAAAATTAGTATTCACCACACGGGTAGCAAGAGACGATCCACCACCACCATTATGGTCTTTATCATCATCATTATCACCACCATCTACTTCACGTAGGCGTTTAGCGTTTGCGTTTGGCGTTTCGCGGCTGGAGGCTGAATGGTGCTGCAAGGAAGCGAGTTGAGCCAAACGCTCACGGCGTTTAGCAGCAGGAACCCAAGTGCTCTTAACGTGAGTCTGACAGTGAAAGCCTCGGCTCTTACAACAAGTTCTACATCTCATATGAGGACAATCTTTCTTAGCTTGATTCCCACAATCTTGACAATTCATACCTCCTTGTCTCGTTACGGTGAATCCTCCCGGCTCATGATCGGAGACTACGTTGATGTATAAACCCCGGCTCCTGTTATTGTTGTTATTGCCGCTGCTGCTTCCGCTTGGGACCATTCCAAAGGAGTAGAAGTTTGAAGGAGGTGTGACATGTTGTTGTTGTTCTTGTTGTTGTTGGAAGTATTGTGGAGGCCAAATCTCGAAACCCTTGTTGGTGTTATAGATCTCGTCTTTGTAAAGATAAAGATAGTTACTCTTGTCTTGATGATGATGATGATCCTTGTCAACTTGATGATGATCTTGTTTGCTGCTGTTGTTGTCTCTCCCTCCTAGATAGAAAAATCCTGCCATTTATTTTCCAAGTGATAATCAACATCACACACACAACATACCCCAAAGAGATCCAAGAAAGATGCAAATCTTTTCTTTGCTTGGAGAAACTGAGAAAGACTGGATCAACTAAAAGACTGCAAACGCCTCCATGGAATTAGTCTCTCTTCAACATTTTTTAGAGACAACACAATTTTGATCTCTGAAAGTGGAAGTTGCTGGGTTTTCTGTGGATAGAGAGAGAAAAAGGTTTTTAAGACATATAGAGTCCCATGAAGATCTTTTGCTTTGGGCACTTCACTACAGTTATCTTCCAGTTTGAGTGAATCCCCATCACATAAATATAACTCACTATATATTTTTGAAAGAAAGGAAAAAGAAATATAAGCTGTCATTATTTTAAGTAATTTTCTTAGAGTAATCATGCCATCATGTAAGTTTTTTTCTGTCTCAATGGATTTCACGAAATATTCACAACTAGTTTGAGGTGATCATAATTACCCTCTACATTTTTTTAAAAAAAATACATTATTCATCATTATTTCATAGTCGTTTATTACAGTTGAAATTCATATAAACACGAAATTTGAATAATGACTAAGAAATCGGTATTTCAAGATGCAAAATAGTATGCATGAAATGTATTAGTAAAATTTAAAATAACTATTTGTCTTCGTATTTTTAGATTTATAAAAGTTATGATTTGTAAATTCAAATAAAAAAATTCAAATTAAAAAAAGCCGCATATATTTAAAATAAAATTAAACTAGATGAAATAATTTAAATCTCATAATGTTAATCTTTACCAAGTGCTAAAAGGCCACGTGTTAGAACAGGGAGTTTATCTCCACATGTCCCTCCCCCGCAAAACCCTCTCAACCGCTTTTTTTTTTTTTTTTTTTTTTTCCCTCTCAACCGTTTATTTATCTTTTCTTCCCATTTCAATCTGAATTATAATTATATGAAATTCTATAAAAATAGTATGCAACCATTAAAGGGGGTTATCATCAAAAACACTAAAGAGAATTCACAAGAAGAAAAAAATTATTGGTAGTCTTTTCAAAAAGAATTTGGCAAGTCTAACGTCACATTGCTTTGACCTTTTATCGTCACCGACGGTCTTATCGTGAGGTTTTGGTTTACAGATTAATCACGGCGATTAGACCTTCATTGACACAGTCGAAAATTTAACTTTTCGAAGAAGCCTACGTGCGCTAATTTTTCTGTAATTTTAAGTTTTGTTCGTCTAACAAGGGTTACGTGGCACTAATAAAGTGTGTATGCATATTTTTTGTTTTTTGGCCATGACATTATAAAGTATATGTGAGCTATGTGATAAATTCAGTCATGTAGGAAGAACCTTGTCACTTTTTAAAACATTAATAATAATACCAAATCATGTGCCAAAAAATATATCAAAGAAATTTTCGATATACTGTTGAAAATGCTATTTTCAGTTATATGTGATCAAATACGTGATAAATTTTTAAACAAATAAAAGGTCTGGAATTCATGTTTTATACATTGTTTCGGAAAAAAAGAGGGATTTTGATTAGCAATTGAATAGACTAATCAAATTGAACGTTGACTGCATAATGCAATTATATTTATTCTTTGCAGAAAACCAGTGAGATGTGTTTTTTTTTTTTTTTTTTTTTAATCTGGAGGTATCCCAGACCGAGGCCCAGACTAATCTCCAAGGGGAAGTGCAGCCCACGGATGGACCCTCTCTCCGGATTTTCAAATGGGTCATAAAGCATAGGTCTATATCCGCGTGGTCCGGCGTAGGGGTAAATCTGAGAGGGAGGTTCCAACTCACCAGTGAGATGTCTTTTCGCAGTTAGTCCTGACATGTGTTTTCACAGTTAGCCCTCTAACCGGCTTTTTTCAAAAACCATTTTTTCATTTCCTCTAAATTAAACCTCTATACCGGTATTTTTCCTTATTAATTACCTCTTACCGGTATATTTTGTCTTTGTAGGAAACCAGCCAGATGTGTTTCTATAATTAAACCTCTAACCGAGCAATAGATAAGATTATATGAACAAATGGTTTTAAGAAATAGTAAACATATGTGGCCTGTGTTTTAAAAGGGG includes:
- the LOC106298895 gene encoding protein SHI RELATED SEQUENCE 5 is translated as MAGFFYLGGRDNNSSKQDHHQVDKDHHHHQDKSNYLYLYKDEIYNTNKGFEIWPPQYFQQQQEQQQHVTPPSNFYSFGMVPSGSSSGNNNNNRSRGLYINVVSDHEPGGFTVTRQGGMNCQDCGNQAKKDCPHMRCRTCCKSRGFHCQTHVKSTWVPAAKRRERLAQLASLQHHSASSRETPNANAKRLREVDGGDNDDDKDHNGGGGSSLATRVVNTNFNSGLEAIQNLPPEVSSPAVFRCVRVSSIEEDEDDQEYAYQTAVNIGGHVFKGILYDQGPDQDHHHQLNLLASTATTTNAEEIAAKTAVTIAGNNNSGLILDPSSLYPTQLNSFITGTPFFTPPRD